A window of uncultured Methanoregula sp. genomic DNA:
TACAGCGAGGCATGCTCGTGCAGCAACGAGATCGTGGCTATACCTGCCGTGAGCGAGAGAGGGTTTCCCGAGAAGGTGCCTGCCTGGTAGACCGGTCCCTGAGGCGAGACCTGCTCCAGGATCTCGCGCCGGCCTAAAAATGCCCCGATGGGGAGGCCGCCGCCGATGATCTTCCCGAGCGTCGTGATGTCCGGCTTAACGCCGTACTTTACCTGGGCGCCCCCGATGCCAAGCCGGTAACCGGTGATGACCTCGTCGAAGATGAGGAGGACATCGTGGGCTTTGGTGATCTCGCGGACATCCCTGAGATAATTCTTCTCCGGGAGAACCGGGCCGATGTTGCCGAGCACCGGCTCGATGATCAGCGCTGCCACATCCTTGTGGGCAGAGAGCAGGGTTTCGAGCGCTTCGGCATCATTGTACGGTACCTGCCGGGTATGGGCCACGAGATCCGCGAGCACGCCCGCCGAGTCGGGGACCCCGGTGGTGGTTGCTCCCGATCCCGCTTTGACGAGCACGGCATCGTGAGCCCCGTGGAACCCGCCTTCGATTTTAACGATATCGGACTTTTTCGTAAAACCCCGGGCAAGCCGGATGGCGGCCATCGTGGCCTCCGAACCGCTCGATACGAACCGCACCATATCCATTCCCGGGTGATCGCCCGTGATCATCCGGGCAAAGGCTGGTTCGAGCGGCGAGGGCGTACCATACAGCCAGCCGTTTTCCAGCTGGTTCCTGATCGCTTCCTTGACCGCCGGGTGCGCATGACCGAGAATGAGAGGCCCGTATGCCATGCAGCAGTCCAGGAGGTTCGCACCATCGACCGTTGTCAGGTGCGAGCCGGATGCAAACGATGTGTAAAACGGGTACGGTTTTATTGCGCGTACCGGGCTTGAGACCCCGCCGGGCATTAAGGATTTTGCAAGCGTGAATAAATTTTCACTGGAGTTATGCTTCATCGAGCCACCTGGCCGCATCGGCCGCGAAATACGTGATGATCAGATCGGCCCCTGCCCGCTTTATGCAGGTGAGACTTTCAAGCACGGTCTCTTTCTCTTTGAGCCACCCGTTCGCCGCCGCACTCTTTATCATGGAATATTCCCCGCTCACCTGGTACGCGGCAGTCGGCAGGCCGAGCGACGCAATCTCTGCAAGGATATCGAGATAGAACGTGGCGGGCTTGACCATCAGGATATCGGCACCCTCGTCCGCATCCATCTGGGACTCGAGAATCGCTTCCCGGCTGTTGGCGGGATTTATCTGGTAGGTCGAGCGGTCGCCAAACGAGTACCCGGAACCCGCGGCTTCCCGGAACGGCCCGTACAGCACCGAGGCGAATTTGGTGGAGTAGGACATGATGAGGACTTCCTCGAATCCTTCATCGTCAAGAGCTGCCCGGATCGAAGAGACCATCCCGTCGAGCATGCAGGACGGCGCAACAATGTCCGCCCCGCTCTGTGCATGGCTCACCGCGATCCGGTTCATCAGTTCGAGCGAGGGATCGTTGAGGAGATCGGGGCCATTCCGTGTCTCCCCGATGATCCCGCAGTGCCCGTGATCCGTGTATTCGCAGGCGCAGACATCGGTGATGACAACCATGTCCCTGACCCGGGCCTTGATCCGCCGGACTGCCTGCTGGATAACTCCTTCCGGGTGATAGGCCGAGCGGCCTTCCGGGTCCTTGTCCTTCGGGATACCAAAGAGAAGAATTGCCCGGATACCCTGCTGCCATAAGCCCTCGGCAACCGCTTCTGCGCTACCGATCGGGTACCGGAACTGGCCGGGCATCGCCTCGATCGG
This region includes:
- a CDS encoding glutamate-1-semialdehyde 2,1-aminomutase, producing MKHNSSENLFTLAKSLMPGGVSSPVRAIKPYPFYTSFASGSHLTTVDGANLLDCCMAYGPLILGHAHPAVKEAIRNQLENGWLYGTPSPLEPAFARMITGDHPGMDMVRFVSSGSEATMAAIRLARGFTKKSDIVKIEGGFHGAHDAVLVKAGSGATTTGVPDSAGVLADLVAHTRQVPYNDAEALETLLSAHKDVAALIIEPVLGNIGPVLPEKNYLRDVREITKAHDVLLIFDEVITGYRLGIGGAQVKYGVKPDITTLGKIIGGGLPIGAFLGRREILEQVSPQGPVYQAGTFSGNPLSLTAGIATISLLHEHASLYAGLEEKTRALEESVGTNAGGSFVRAGSMFKYFFRSTPPKNYTEVKQCDTESFGRFWKKMLGAGIFLPPSQFETNFLSAAHSDHDITTLSQAYTQCR
- the hemB gene encoding porphobilinogen synthase: MRRRRTRHIQPLLREVTLSKNDLIAPVFIDENLTVPKPIEAMPGQFRYPIGSAEAVAEGLWQQGIRAILLFGIPKDKDPEGRSAYHPEGVIQQAVRRIKARVRDMVVITDVCACEYTDHGHCGIIGETRNGPDLLNDPSLELMNRIAVSHAQSGADIVAPSCMLDGMVSSIRAALDDEGFEEVLIMSYSTKFASVLYGPFREAAGSGYSFGDRSTYQINPANSREAILESQMDADEGADILMVKPATFYLDILAEIASLGLPTAAYQVSGEYSMIKSAAANGWLKEKETVLESLTCIKRAGADLIITYFAADAARWLDEA